In a genomic window of Gossypium arboreum isolate Shixiya-1 chromosome 7, ASM2569848v2, whole genome shotgun sequence:
- the LOC108470056 gene encoding protein CANDIDATE G-PROTEIN COUPLED RECEPTOR 2-like, which produces MHNYIHQIITNASIPQPSTSEINGQDGQNDRQCHGFWYDAVLVVPAFLFLVYLAVNAKKNVEKLRNGRSYVVISYYALLWLASGLNLAWCSFQSWQCANGKEVAWNLLSLFTTSGLLCLEISLVGFLLQESYTSGREALARIFTISGIIAGVDMLLKAIYIFGFGVPLFFNDVGSIHQMMWGLWTIQKLLLTAVYGFILFVHFSKWKQKLPPRPAFYNYVVIMFAVNGITLFASGLAAIGIGFSIWLYNLTIICYHSLYLPFLYVTFLADFFREEDFLLDDAYYSEMRDAGFFDADWD; this is translated from the exons ATGCACAACTACATCCACCAAATAATCACAAACGCTTCAATTCCTCAGCCTTCCACCTCTGAAATCAACGGCCAAGACGGTCAAAACGATCGGCAATGCCATGGGTTCTGGTACGACGCCGTTCTGGTGGTTCCCGCGTTTCTGTTCTTGGTGTACCTGGCGGTGAACGCTAAGAAGAACGTTGAGAAGCTGAGAAATGGAAGGTCGTATGTTGTGATTTCATATTATGCCCTTCTCTGGCTTGCTAGTGGACTTAACCTCGCTTGGTGTTCTTTTCAG TCATGGCAATGTGCTAATGGAAAGGAGGTTGCTTGGAATCTTCTGTCGCTGTTTACCACCTCTGGGTTGTTATGTTTAGAGATCAGTTTAGTGGGCTTTTTACTTCAGGAGAGTTACACAAGTGGGCGGGAAGCTTTAGCACGTATTTTCACCATCTCAGGGATCATTGCTGGTGTTGATATGCTTCTCAAG GCAATCTACATTTTTGGATTTGGGGTCCCACTCTTCTTCAATGATGTTGGAAGCATTCATCAGATGATGTGGGGATTATGGACCATCCAAAAATTACTGCTTACTGCAGTTTATGGCTTCATCTTGTTTGTGCATTTCTCAAAATGGAAACAGAAACTGCCCC CTCGACCCGCGTTCTACAACTATGTAGTTATCATGTTTGCTGTTAATGGTATTACACTGTTTGCTTCTGGTCTTGCTGCTATTGGAATAGGCTTTAGCATTTG GTTGTACAATTTGACCATCATCTGCTATCATTCGCTTTATCTACCTTTCCTGTATGTAACTTTCCTAGCTGACTTTTTCCGG GAAGAAGATTTTCTGTTGGATGATGCATATTACTCAGAGATGAGAGATGCAGGGTTCTTTGATGCAGATTGGGATTAG